Proteins co-encoded in one Parascardovia denticolens DSM 10105 = JCM 12538 genomic window:
- a CDS encoding glutathione peroxidase, with protein sequence MYDFTVRAQDGSMVSLNDYRDKVLLIVNTATGCGFTPQYEGLEKLYKTYYEQGFEILDFPCDQFGHQAPGSDAEIHEFCMLKYDTTFPQFGKIEVNGEGADPLYRYLASHNGGLLGGAIKWNFTKFLIARDGKILKRYAPMDTPEKIEADLKAALS encoded by the coding sequence ATTTATGACTTCACCGTGCGCGCCCAAGACGGGTCCATGGTTTCGCTCAACGATTACCGCGACAAAGTCCTGTTGATCGTCAATACGGCTACCGGCTGTGGCTTCACCCCTCAGTATGAGGGCTTGGAGAAGCTTTATAAAACCTATTATGAGCAAGGTTTTGAGATTCTTGATTTCCCTTGTGACCAGTTCGGCCATCAGGCTCCTGGCTCTGACGCGGAAATCCACGAGTTCTGCATGCTCAAGTACGATACGACTTTCCCACAGTTCGGCAAGATCGAAGTCAATGGGGAAGGGGCAGACCCTCTTTATCGCTACTTGGCTTCTCATAATGGCGGGCTTTTGGGCGGGGCGATCAAATGGAATTTCACCAAGTTCCTCATCGCCCGCGATGGTAAAATCCTCAAGCGTTATGCGCCAATGGATACTCCTGAGAAAATTGAAGCGGATTTGAAAGCCGCCTTGAGCTGA
- the guaA gene encoding glutamine-hydrolyzing GMP synthase produces the protein MAKGPVLVVDFGAQYAQLIARRVRESNVYSELVPHSMSADDMLAKDPQAIILSGGPASVYEPGAPSIDKKIFDSGVPILGICYGFQVMANELGGDVDQAALGEYGKTETYIDDPEGVLAQSPQEQSTWMSHGVAVRKAPEGFTVLAHTEGAPVAAMEDKSRKLYGVQWHPEVKHTPLGQDVFERFLHDEAGIPREWNPSSIIEDQVARIREQVGDKQVICGLSGGVDSAVAAALVHKAIGEQLTCVFVDHGFLRKGEVEQVKHDFVKATGIKLVAVDASEDFLSALKGVSEPERKRKIIGEKFIRTFEKAARDIVAQAGNEGGEVKFLVQGTLYPDVVESGGGSGTANIKSHHNVGGLPADLDFSLIEPLRTLFKDEVRAIGTELGLPDEIVWRQPFPGPGLAIRIIGEITKERLDLLREADAIAREELTKADLDRDIWQCPVVLLADVHSVGVQGDERTYGNPVVLRPVSSEDAMTADWSRVPYDVLATISTRITNECRGINRVVLDVTSKPPATIEWE, from the coding sequence ATGGCAAAAGGACCGGTCTTAGTGGTCGATTTCGGCGCCCAATACGCCCAGCTCATCGCCCGTCGGGTGCGTGAGTCCAACGTCTATTCGGAGCTGGTGCCGCATTCCATGTCCGCCGACGACATGCTGGCCAAAGACCCCCAAGCCATCATCCTGTCCGGCGGCCCCGCTTCCGTCTACGAGCCGGGGGCCCCGTCCATCGATAAGAAGATCTTCGATTCCGGCGTGCCGATTCTGGGCATTTGCTATGGCTTCCAAGTGATGGCCAACGAGCTGGGTGGCGACGTGGATCAGGCCGCCTTGGGTGAGTATGGCAAGACCGAGACTTATATCGACGACCCCGAAGGCGTCCTCGCTCAATCCCCTCAGGAACAGAGCACCTGGATGAGTCATGGGGTGGCCGTACGCAAGGCACCGGAAGGCTTCACCGTCCTGGCTCATACGGAAGGCGCACCTGTGGCTGCTATGGAGGACAAGTCCCGCAAACTTTACGGGGTCCAGTGGCATCCGGAGGTCAAGCACACCCCTCTGGGGCAGGACGTTTTCGAGCGTTTCCTGCACGATGAGGCTGGCATTCCCCGGGAGTGGAATCCGTCCAGCATCATCGAAGACCAAGTCGCCAGGATTCGCGAGCAAGTGGGTGACAAACAGGTGATTTGCGGCCTGTCCGGGGGAGTGGATTCCGCCGTGGCTGCAGCCTTGGTCCATAAGGCCATCGGTGAGCAGCTGACCTGCGTTTTCGTGGATCATGGCTTCCTGCGCAAGGGGGAGGTGGAACAGGTCAAGCATGATTTCGTCAAGGCGACGGGAATCAAGTTGGTGGCCGTGGATGCCTCGGAAGACTTCCTGAGCGCTTTGAAAGGCGTCAGCGAGCCGGAGCGCAAGCGCAAGATCATTGGCGAAAAGTTCATCCGCACCTTTGAGAAAGCCGCTCGTGACATCGTCGCCCAGGCCGGAAACGAAGGGGGAGAGGTCAAGTTCCTGGTGCAGGGGACCCTTTACCCTGACGTGGTCGAGTCCGGCGGAGGCTCCGGCACCGCGAACATCAAGAGCCACCATAACGTGGGCGGTTTGCCTGCGGACCTTGATTTCAGCCTGATCGAGCCTTTACGTACCCTGTTCAAGGACGAGGTCCGCGCAATCGGCACCGAGTTGGGCCTGCCTGATGAGATCGTCTGGCGTCAGCCTTTCCCCGGTCCTGGTCTTGCCATCCGCATTATTGGCGAAATCACCAAGGAACGTTTGGATCTGTTGCGCGAAGCCGATGCGATCGCTCGTGAGGAGCTTACCAAGGCCGACTTGGACCGTGATATCTGGCAGTGCCCGGTCGTTTTGCTGGCTGATGTCCATTCCGTAGGCGTTCAGGGTGACGAGCGTACTTATGGCAATCCCGTGGTCTTGCGACCTGTTTCTTCCGAGGATGCCATGACCGCTGATTGGTCTCGCGTCCCCTACGATGTGCTTGCTACCATTTCCACCCGGATCACCAATGAGTGCCGAGGTATCAACCGGGTTGTCCTGGACGTGACCTCCAAGCCACCAGCGACTATTGAGTGGGAATAA
- a CDS encoding type II toxin-antitoxin system death-on-curing family toxin, with protein sequence MSTLAFSRKEVLAIHAATIERFGGLDGLRDEGLLDSALEQPLQTFSGMDLYPSVIEKACRYAFGIVSDHPFLDGNKRTGAALLGAYLRMSGVDFRPGHAAFHKVVLGVADRSVSYDALVEWVKSVVA encoded by the coding sequence GTGAGCACGCTGGCCTTCTCCAGAAAAGAGGTTCTTGCCATCCATGCGGCGACGATTGAGCGGTTCGGAGGGCTTGATGGTTTGCGCGACGAAGGGCTTCTCGATTCCGCGCTGGAGCAACCACTTCAAACCTTCAGTGGTATGGACTTGTATCCGAGTGTCATCGAAAAGGCGTGCAGATACGCCTTTGGCATCGTATCCGACCACCCGTTTCTCGATGGCAACAAGAGGACAGGTGCCGCTTTGCTCGGCGCTTATCTCAGGATGTCTGGCGTCGATTTCAGGCCCGGCCACGCGGCTTTCCACAAAGTCGTGCTGGGCGTTGCAGATCGGTCAGTAAGTTACGATGCACTTGTCGAGTGGGTCAAAAGCGTAGTAGCTTGA
- a CDS encoding DUF1349 domain-containing protein: MTTAPHTDLWQRTYYHFRNDNAPVLQITSSEKFFSFLVKTDFPNSHHRFDQCGVVVYLDSENWLKGSIEYEKEKFYHLGKGRKKSSLGFTPAALRILPSKRFSLTWS; the protein is encoded by the coding sequence ATCACCACGGCCCCGCATACCGACCTTTGGCAAAGGACCTACTATCATTTCCGCAATGACAATGCACCGGTCCTGCAAATCACAAGCTCCGAAAAATTCTTCTCTTTTCTGGTGAAAACCGATTTCCCCAACAGTCACCATCGCTTCGACCAATGCGGAGTGGTGGTGTATCTGGATAGCGAGAACTGGCTGAAAGGCTCTATCGAGTACGAGAAGGAGAAGTTCTATCACCTTGGAAAGGGGCGGAAGAAATCCAGTTTGGGATTTACGCCTGCAGCCCTGAGGATTCTTCCTTCAAAGCGATTTTCACTCACATGGAGCTGA
- a CDS encoding type II toxin-antitoxin system Phd/YefM family antitoxin has translation MATLTIGLAEAKNNFSRVTAEVNRTRRPVTILKNNKPWVVIHPAQKVDSATDVAVDFMDEYADVFEELAK, from the coding sequence ATGGCAACACTGACGATAGGCCTTGCAGAGGCGAAAAACAACTTCTCTCGCGTGACGGCAGAAGTGAACCGGACCCGCAGGCCGGTCACCATCCTGAAGAACAACAAGCCCTGGGTGGTCATTCATCCGGCCCAGAAGGTTGATAGTGCCACGGACGTAGCAGTCGACTTTATGGACGAGTATGCTGACGTGTTCGAAGAGCTTGCCAAGTGA
- the pta gene encoding phosphate acetyltransferase: protein MSFPSIYLASPEGANGRNVVANGLAATLAQAGKKPAIFHPITHKRDAFTEVLIKTARLEETVDEARAVCPKRAMRDHAYARQEVSTYWETFQSRLSERGAESCLIVGRDKNPAFDPEGFVLDAQLSADLQAPVFLAVCCINRQPDQVRRTVEACYRQILQAGNSVAGVFVTGWKPDEAEKGAGIKQELTDLFSQLTPSLPCWLIPAHDCSTADEAAQSLPRFQKAAPAEEILAALDRTDFAKPVTPYAFQASLVARAKKDKRRIVLPEGQEDRILQAADQILSQDAVDLIIVGEKEEILARGRELGLTHLEKAGFQSQKDEDLLAPMVEKLCQLRAKKGMTPDKARQTLQDPSYFGTMLVVMGMADGLVSGSVNTTANTVRPALQLIKTKPGASLVSGAFLMCLPDHVAVFADCAINPNPDAGQLADIAIQSAQTAKAFGIDPRVGMLTYSTLGSGSGPDVDMVAEATRLVGEKAPDLPVVGPIQMDAAWSPQVAATKAKGNPVAGHVNVFVFPDLSAGNIGYKAVQRSSGALAIGPVLQGLNKPVNDLSRGATVSDIVNTIALTAIYAEES, encoded by the coding sequence ATGAGCTTTCCATCCATCTACCTCGCCAGCCCCGAAGGAGCCAATGGACGCAACGTCGTGGCCAACGGCTTGGCCGCGACCCTGGCCCAGGCGGGGAAGAAACCCGCGATCTTCCACCCAATCACCCATAAACGCGATGCCTTCACCGAAGTCCTCATCAAGACCGCAAGGCTGGAAGAAACCGTTGACGAAGCCCGGGCAGTCTGCCCGAAAAGAGCCATGAGAGACCATGCTTACGCCCGCCAGGAAGTCTCCACCTACTGGGAGACCTTCCAATCACGTCTGAGCGAGCGCGGGGCGGAATCCTGCCTGATCGTCGGCAGGGATAAAAACCCGGCCTTCGACCCTGAAGGATTCGTGCTCGACGCCCAATTATCGGCGGACCTCCAAGCCCCCGTCTTCCTGGCTGTGTGCTGCATCAACCGTCAGCCTGATCAGGTGAGGCGCACCGTTGAAGCCTGCTACCGGCAGATCCTTCAAGCCGGGAACTCGGTCGCCGGGGTCTTCGTGACCGGCTGGAAGCCTGACGAGGCCGAAAAAGGAGCGGGAATCAAACAGGAATTGACCGACCTCTTCTCACAGCTGACCCCCTCACTCCCCTGCTGGCTGATCCCCGCCCATGACTGTTCCACGGCCGACGAAGCCGCCCAGTCCCTGCCCCGCTTCCAAAAGGCCGCCCCTGCGGAGGAGATCCTCGCCGCACTGGATAGGACCGACTTCGCCAAGCCGGTCACCCCCTATGCCTTCCAAGCAAGCTTGGTCGCCCGGGCGAAAAAGGACAAGAGGAGGATCGTCCTGCCTGAAGGCCAGGAAGACCGGATCCTTCAGGCCGCCGATCAGATCCTCTCCCAAGACGCCGTCGACCTGATCATTGTGGGCGAAAAGGAGGAAATCCTCGCTCGAGGCCGGGAACTGGGGTTGACCCATCTTGAAAAAGCGGGCTTCCAATCCCAAAAGGATGAAGACCTCCTGGCCCCGATGGTGGAAAAGCTCTGTCAGCTGCGCGCCAAGAAAGGCATGACCCCGGACAAGGCCCGGCAGACCCTGCAGGATCCCTCTTATTTCGGGACCATGCTGGTGGTCATGGGGATGGCGGACGGCCTGGTCTCAGGATCGGTCAACACCACGGCCAACACCGTGCGACCGGCCCTGCAGCTGATCAAGACCAAGCCGGGGGCCTCTTTGGTCTCCGGAGCCTTCCTCATGTGCCTGCCCGACCATGTGGCGGTTTTCGCCGATTGCGCCATCAACCCCAACCCCGACGCAGGCCAGTTGGCCGACATCGCCATCCAGTCAGCGCAAACGGCCAAGGCTTTCGGCATCGACCCGCGCGTCGGCATGCTCACCTATTCCACCTTGGGATCCGGATCCGGCCCGGACGTGGACATGGTCGCGGAAGCCACCCGTCTGGTCGGCGAAAAAGCCCCTGACCTGCCTGTGGTCGGCCCCATCCAGATGGATGCGGCTTGGTCCCCTCAGGTGGCGGCCACCAAGGCGAAAGGCAACCCCGTCGCCGGCCACGTGAACGTCTTCGTCTTCCCCGACCTGTCCGCGGGGAACATCGGCTACAAGGCCGTCCAGCGCTCTTCGGGCGCCTTGGCCATCGGCCCCGTCCTGCAAGGCTTGAACAAGCCCGTCAACGACCTGTCCCGGGGAGCCACCGTGTCCGACATCGTCAACACTATAGCCCTCACCGCCATCTACGCCGAGGAAAGCTGA
- a CDS encoding SGNH/GDSL hydrolase family protein, whose translation MTDTMMKPQGENAVKLSAWDKATAALEGIYASKTIHLAPEPQGDRSGLSEPGKMVFPEQAIAQEALADLYQGQEPQAESSFATQIDDSSQDSPLSAAIAGDSMTVACGVERQDLGMMPRIAQNLADATQRDIHWEAHGKLGATMRRVRFRELPALRGKHYTLLYICAGSNDLMAQRSDKEWKDDLTGVLEVARGLADHVVVLSPGQVYKVPALGCHLRKAMLVASDRQTAVSKSVCDDFGVTYVDLTHEDVHTDLPDFYASDHFHPGKVGYQILADYISWRTLRTF comes from the coding sequence ATGACTGACACGATGATGAAGCCCCAAGGCGAGAACGCGGTCAAGCTTTCCGCCTGGGACAAGGCGACGGCGGCGCTGGAAGGGATTTACGCCAGCAAGACCATCCATCTGGCCCCTGAACCACAAGGCGACCGAAGTGGACTCAGCGAACCGGGCAAGATGGTCTTCCCCGAACAAGCCATCGCCCAAGAGGCTCTGGCGGACCTCTACCAAGGCCAGGAGCCGCAAGCCGAGTCGTCCTTCGCGACCCAGATCGACGACTCAAGCCAGGACTCCCCTTTGAGCGCGGCCATAGCCGGGGATTCCATGACCGTCGCCTGCGGGGTGGAAAGGCAGGACTTGGGCATGATGCCCCGCATAGCCCAGAACCTGGCCGACGCCACCCAACGCGACATCCATTGGGAAGCCCACGGCAAGCTGGGAGCCACCATGCGCCGGGTCCGCTTCCGCGAGCTGCCCGCTTTGAGGGGCAAGCATTACACCCTCCTTTACATTTGCGCGGGGTCGAACGACCTCATGGCCCAGCGCTCCGACAAGGAGTGGAAAGACGACCTGACCGGGGTCCTCGAGGTCGCCCGGGGTCTGGCCGATCACGTGGTCGTCCTCAGCCCCGGCCAGGTATATAAGGTCCCCGCCCTGGGGTGTCACCTGCGCAAAGCCATGCTGGTGGCCAGCGACCGGCAGACGGCGGTGAGCAAGTCGGTCTGCGATGATTTCGGCGTCACTTATGTGGACCTGACCCATGAAGACGTGCATACCGACCTGCCTGATTTTTACGCTTCCGACCACTTTCATCCGGGCAAAGTCGGCTATCAGATCCTGGCTGATTACATCAGCTGGAGGACCCTGCGCACCTTCTGA
- a CDS encoding phosphoketolase yields the protein MTSPVIGTPWKKLDHPVSEEALEGVDKYWRAANYLSIGQIYLRSNPLMKEPFTREDVKHRLVGHWGTTPGLNFLMGHINRLIADHQQNTVFIMGPGHGGPAGTSQSYLDGTYTEYYPKITKDEEGLQKFFRQFSYPGGIPSHFAPETPGSIHEGGELGYALSHAFGAVFNNPSLFVPAVVGDGEAETGPLATGWQSNKLVNPRTDGIVLPILHLNGYKIANPTILARISDEELHDFFRGMGYNPYEFVAGFDDEDHMSIHRRFADLLETVFDEICDIKAAAQTNDVDRPFYPMIIFRTPKGWTCPKFIDGKKTEGSWRAHQVPLASARDTEAHFQVLKGWLESYKPEELFDEKGALRPEVTAFMPEGDLRIGANPNANGGLIRKDLKLPTLDDYEVKEVKEFGHGWGQLEATRRLGVYTRDIIKLNPDDFRIFGPDETASNRLAAAYEVTNKQWDNGYLSALVDEHMAVTGQVTEQLSEHQMEGFIEGYVLTGRHGIWSSYESFVHVIDSMLNQHAKWLEATVREIPWRKPISSVNLLVSSHVWRQDHNGFSHQDPGVVSVLLNKTFHNDHVIGIYFATDANMLLAIAEKAYKSTNKINAIIAGKQPAATWLSLDEARAELEKGAAAWDWASTAKSNDEVQVVLAAAGDVPTQEIMAAADKLKGYGIKFKVVNVVDLLSLQTPAENNEAMSDEEFTELFTADKPVLFAYHSYPREVKSLLFDRPGHENFNIHGYNEEGSTTTPYDMVRVNDMDRYELTAEALRMVDADKYADEIKKLEDFRQEAFQFAVDKGYDHPDYTDWVWSGVKTDKAGAVSATAATAGDNE from the coding sequence ATGACAAGTCCTGTTATTGGAACCCCATGGAAGAAGCTGGACCACCCGGTATCTGAAGAGGCCCTCGAAGGTGTCGACAAGTACTGGCGCGCTGCCAACTATCTTTCCATCGGTCAGATTTATTTGCGCAGCAATCCCTTGATGAAGGAGCCTTTCACTCGTGAAGATGTCAAGCACCGTCTGGTTGGTCACTGGGGCACTACTCCTGGTCTGAACTTCCTGATGGGCCATATCAACCGCTTGATCGCCGATCATCAGCAGAACACCGTCTTCATCATGGGACCAGGTCATGGTGGACCTGCCGGTACTTCCCAGTCCTATCTCGACGGCACTTACACTGAGTACTATCCGAAGATCACCAAGGATGAAGAAGGCCTGCAGAAGTTCTTCCGTCAGTTCTCCTATCCTGGCGGCATTCCTTCCCACTTCGCTCCTGAGACCCCTGGCTCCATCCACGAAGGCGGCGAGCTGGGTTACGCCCTCTCCCACGCTTTCGGCGCTGTCTTCAACAACCCCAGCCTCTTCGTCCCCGCCGTCGTCGGCGATGGCGAAGCCGAGACCGGCCCTCTGGCCACCGGCTGGCAATCCAACAAGCTCGTGAACCCCCGCACCGATGGCATCGTGCTGCCGATCCTGCACCTCAACGGTTATAAGATCGCCAACCCCACCATCCTGGCCCGTATCTCCGACGAAGAGCTGCATGACTTCTTCCGCGGCATGGGCTACAACCCCTACGAGTTCGTCGCTGGCTTCGATGATGAGGACCACATGTCCATCCATCGTCGTTTCGCCGACCTGCTTGAGACCGTCTTCGATGAGATTTGCGACATCAAGGCCGCCGCTCAGACCAACGATGTGGATCGCCCCTTCTACCCCATGATCATCTTCCGCACCCCCAAGGGTTGGACATGCCCCAAGTTCATCGACGGCAAGAAGACCGAAGGTTCTTGGCGCGCCCATCAGGTGCCGCTGGCTTCCGCCCGCGATACCGAGGCCCACTTCCAGGTCCTCAAGGGCTGGCTCGAGTCCTACAAGCCTGAGGAGCTCTTCGACGAGAAAGGCGCCCTTCGTCCTGAAGTGACCGCTTTCATGCCTGAAGGCGACCTGCGCATCGGCGCCAACCCCAACGCTAACGGTGGCCTCATCCGCAAGGATTTGAAGCTCCCCACCCTCGACGACTACGAGGTCAAGGAAGTCAAGGAATTCGGCCACGGCTGGGGTCAGCTCGAAGCCACCCGTCGTCTGGGCGTTTACACCCGCGACATCATCAAGCTCAACCCTGATGACTTCCGTATCTTCGGACCCGATGAGACCGCCTCCAACCGTCTCGCCGCCGCTTATGAAGTGACCAACAAGCAGTGGGACAACGGTTATCTCTCCGCCCTGGTCGACGAGCACATGGCCGTCACCGGCCAGGTGACCGAGCAGCTGTCCGAGCACCAGATGGAAGGCTTCATCGAAGGCTACGTCCTCACCGGTCGTCACGGCATCTGGAGCTCTTACGAGTCCTTCGTGCATGTGATCGATTCCATGCTCAACCAGCATGCCAAGTGGCTGGAAGCGACCGTTCGCGAGATTCCTTGGCGTAAGCCCATCTCCTCCGTGAACCTGCTGGTCAGCTCTCACGTGTGGCGTCAGGATCACAACGGATTCAGCCACCAAGATCCCGGCGTCGTCTCCGTCCTGCTGAACAAGACCTTCCACAACGATCACGTCATCGGCATTTACTTCGCCACTGACGCCAACATGCTGCTGGCCATCGCTGAGAAGGCTTACAAGTCCACCAACAAGATCAACGCCATCATCGCCGGCAAGCAGCCCGCCGCCACCTGGCTCTCCCTGGACGAAGCTCGCGCTGAGCTCGAAAAGGGCGCCGCCGCCTGGGATTGGGCTTCCACTGCCAAGAGCAACGATGAGGTTCAGGTCGTGCTGGCCGCCGCTGGCGATGTTCCTACTCAGGAAATCATGGCCGCTGCTGACAAGCTCAAGGGTTATGGCATCAAGTTCAAGGTCGTCAACGTCGTTGACCTCCTGAGCCTGCAGACCCCTGCGGAGAACAACGAGGCCATGAGCGACGAGGAGTTCACCGAGCTCTTCACCGCCGACAAGCCTGTCCTCTTCGCTTACCACTCCTATCCTCGCGAGGTCAAGAGCCTGCTCTTCGACCGTCCCGGCCACGAGAACTTCAACATTCACGGCTACAACGAGGAAGGCTCCACCACCACTCCTTACGATATGGTTCGCGTCAACGACATGGATCGTTACGAGCTGACCGCTGAGGCCCTGCGCATGGTGGATGCCGATAAGTACGCGGATGAGATCAAGAAGCTGGAAGACTTCCGTCAGGAAGCGTTCCAGTTCGCCGTGGACAAGGGTTACGATCACCCCGATTACACCGACTGGGTGTGGTCCGGTGTCAAGACCGATAAAGCCGGCGCCGTATCCGCTACCGCAGCGACCGCTGGTGACAACGAGTAG
- a CDS encoding DUF1294 domain-containing protein — protein MHGFLGLDGFQIYLIAVNALSFLAYAVTSLIVRAKGEGSQGEEVGLAFSSLAAVAGGGLGLFIAFLIWLRKVSKNNVAIFFLSLEMVIVWILVLLNVYGPVRFGFSQLIQAVGHRDHKILGIYLLVVNLVTLCLFIIDKKRAEKGESRIPEAALLGLCLAGGALGGLIGMYSVRHKTKKSYFTFGVPFKLALGLVVIAYLMQCGLV, from the coding sequence ATGCATGGATTTTTGGGTTTGGACGGCTTCCAAATTTACCTGATCGCAGTGAACGCCTTGTCTTTCTTGGCTTACGCGGTCACCTCGCTGATCGTCAGGGCGAAAGGTGAAGGAAGTCAGGGCGAAGAAGTAGGCCTCGCTTTCTCCAGTCTGGCTGCGGTGGCTGGGGGAGGCCTGGGACTTTTTATCGCCTTCCTGATTTGGTTGCGGAAGGTCTCCAAAAACAATGTGGCCATCTTCTTCCTTTCCTTGGAAATGGTCATCGTCTGGATTCTTGTTCTGCTGAACGTTTATGGTCCGGTCCGCTTTGGCTTCAGCCAGCTGATTCAGGCTGTGGGGCATAGGGATCATAAGATTTTGGGGATTTACTTGCTTGTCGTCAATCTTGTGACCTTGTGTCTCTTCATCATCGATAAAAAGCGGGCGGAGAAAGGGGAATCCCGGATTCCTGAGGCTGCTCTGCTGGGGTTGTGCCTGGCCGGTGGCGCTTTGGGCGGGCTGATCGGCATGTACTCCGTCCGTCATAAGACCAAGAAATCCTACTTCACTTTCGGAGTCCCCTTCAAACTCGCCCTCGGCTTGGTGGTCATCGCCTACCTGATGCAATGTGGGTTAGTATAA
- a CDS encoding acetate/propionate family kinase — MAKTVLVINSGSSSIKYQLVNLESGEALASGLVEKIGEPTDGAYTHKFDGEKHTFTEPIKDHEQGLKKVLAFFDEYGPNLKDYELVAVGHRVVQGGYIFPTPALVTPQTIQQVKDLAVLAPLHNGPEAIGAEVMTRLLPDVPQGFVFDSSFFFQLPKASSTYALNKEVAEKYHIRRYGAHGTSHEYVGSVVPEVIGKPAEGLKQIVLHIGNGASASAQISGKPVETSMGLTPLEGLVMGGRTGDIDPAVVFHLIRNAHMDVDQLDTLFNKQSGMMGLTGHGDMRDVDALRAQGDEDAELAFQIYVHRIVSYIGNYTAQMGGCDVITFTAGVGENDAAVREAICDKLAPFGVKLDKEKNDTRSSEPRVISAPDSSVVIAVVPTNEELAIARKVAKLAEEGDAYGNKFER, encoded by the coding sequence ATGGCTAAAACCGTTCTGGTTATCAATTCTGGTTCAAGCTCCATCAAATATCAGCTGGTGAACTTGGAATCCGGCGAAGCTTTGGCATCTGGCCTGGTCGAGAAGATCGGCGAACCGACGGATGGCGCTTACACCCACAAGTTCGACGGCGAGAAGCATACTTTCACCGAACCCATCAAAGACCATGAACAGGGGCTGAAGAAGGTCCTGGCCTTCTTCGATGAATACGGCCCCAACCTGAAGGACTACGAACTGGTCGCCGTCGGCCACCGCGTGGTCCAAGGCGGGTACATCTTCCCCACCCCGGCTTTGGTGACCCCACAGACCATCCAACAGGTCAAGGACTTGGCCGTCCTGGCTCCCCTGCACAACGGCCCTGAAGCCATCGGCGCCGAAGTCATGACCCGCCTGCTGCCTGACGTTCCTCAGGGCTTCGTCTTCGACAGCTCCTTCTTCTTCCAGCTGCCCAAGGCTTCCAGCACGTACGCCCTCAATAAGGAAGTGGCTGAGAAGTACCACATCCGCCGTTACGGCGCTCACGGCACCAGTCACGAGTATGTGGGCTCGGTCGTGCCCGAAGTCATCGGCAAGCCGGCCGAAGGCCTCAAGCAGATCGTCCTGCACATCGGCAACGGTGCTTCCGCTTCAGCCCAGATTTCCGGCAAGCCGGTGGAGACCTCCATGGGCCTGACCCCTCTGGAAGGCCTGGTCATGGGCGGCCGTACCGGCGACATCGACCCCGCCGTCGTCTTCCACCTGATCCGCAACGCCCACATGGACGTGGACCAGCTGGACACCCTCTTCAACAAGCAGTCCGGCATGATGGGCCTGACCGGTCACGGCGACATGCGTGACGTGGACGCCCTGCGCGCCCAAGGCGATGAGGACGCCGAACTGGCTTTCCAGATTTACGTCCATCGCATCGTCAGCTACATCGGCAATTACACCGCCCAAATGGGTGGCTGCGACGTAATCACCTTCACCGCCGGCGTGGGCGAGAACGACGCCGCCGTGCGCGAAGCCATCTGCGATAAGCTGGCTCCCTTCGGAGTCAAGCTGGACAAGGAGAAGAACGACACGCGTTCCAGCGAACCCCGCGTCATCTCCGCCCCCGACAGCTCCGTGGTCATCGCCGTCGTCCCCACCAACGAAGAGCTGGCCATCGCCCGTAAGGTGGCCAAGCTGGCCGAAGAAGGCGACGCTTACGGCAACAAGTTCGAGCGTTAA